In Streptomyces erythrochromogenes, the DNA window ACCGTTCCGACCGCGTGGAGATCACCCTGCGTTCGCGGGGCCCGGTGATCCGGGCCGAGGCCGCCGCGGCCGACGCGTACGCGGCGCTGGACCTCGCTCAGGACAAGCTGGAGGCCCGGCTGCGCAAGCAGCACGACAAGCGCTACACCCGCCGTGGCAGCGGCCGCATCCCGGCGGCAGAGGTCGCCGACGTCGTGCCGGGCGTGGCCTCGCTGAACGGCAGCGGCCAGGTTGTTTCCGAGGAGAAGACGGACGGGGTGCCGATCACCCGGATCGGATCCCTCGAGGTGCAGGGCGAAGGCCCGCTGATCGTCCGCGAGAAGACCCACTCGGCCGCGCCCATGTCGCTCGAC includes these proteins:
- the hpf gene encoding ribosome hibernation-promoting factor, HPF/YfiA family, with the translated sequence MDIVVKGRKTEVPERFRKHVAEKLNPERIQKLDAKVISLDVEVSKEHNPRQADRSDRVEITLRSRGPVIRAEAAAADAYAALDLAQDKLEARLRKQHDKRYTRRGSGRIPAAEVADVVPGVASLNGSGQVVSEEKTDGVPITRIGSLEVQGEGPLIVREKTHSAAPMSLDQALYEMELVGHDFYLFVDSETKLPSVVYRRHAYDYGVIHVNPDGASSSEEPRGGAGGALGG